The following nucleotide sequence is from Gemmatimonadaceae bacterium.
GCCGTCATGACGGCGTTTGCCGCGGACGAAGTCATGAATGCTGCGCGCGCTTTCCATCCGGAGGTCGTACTACTCGACATCGGGCTTCGCGGACCGGACGATGGCGTCGCCGTCGCCAATTGGCTGCGCGACGAGCCCAGTTTCGACAGTACGCTCCTGGTCGCCCTGACTGGACGATGCGACGGCGAAGATGACGCGCGCATCGCCACCGCTGGTTTCGATTACCACCTCGTGAAGCCCGTGAGCTTCGACGAGCTCGAAGCGATCATCGAGACCGCACCCGAGCGTTGTGCGCCGGGACCAAAGGGCAATAGCATCGCCGGCTGAACACCCCGATCCTCATCGCGATTCGTCGACGCGTCTACTGATGCGTCGAACAGCGATGTCATCGAATCGGGGAGATGTATGTCCAGTGCCACCGCCGCTCCAGCCATCGCGCCTGACGGGCCGCCGCCGTCGCCGCCGGCAGCCGACATGGTGTGGATTCCCTCTGGCGAGTGCGTGATCGGATCCGACGCGCATTATCCGGAGGAACGACCGGCACACCGCGCCACGGTCGACGGATTCTGGATCGACCGATATCCCGTCACCAACGAACGATTCGCGCGATTCGTCGACGAAACCGGCTACGTCACCTTCGCCGAGCTGCCGCCGAACGCCGCCGAGTATCCGGGTGCGCGTCCCGAAATGCTCAGTCCAGGATCGCTCGTATTCACGAAACCGCATCATCCCGTGGATATGAGCCAGATCGCCAACTGGTGGGCGTTCCTGCTCGGCGCGGATTGGCGTCATCCGCAGGGACCCGACAGCTCGCTCGATGGGCTCGCGAAGCATCCCGTCGTTCACGTCGCCTACATCGACGTCGAATCCTACGCGACCTGGGTCGGCAAGCAGATTCCGACCGAGGTGGAATGGGAGTACGCCGCGCGCGGAGGACTCGACAATGCCGTGTACGCCTGGGGCAACGAATTCCTGCCTAACGGCACATTCATGGCGAACACGTGGCAAGGCCGCTTCCCGTACGAGAACCTCCTCGCCGACGGCTTCGAGGGAACCTCACCGGTGGGCCACTTCCCGCCTAGCGGTTACGGCCTGCACGACATGATCGGCAACGTGTGGGAGTGGACCGCCGACTGGTATCGCCTCTCGCGCACGCCGGCGGGATCCGACTGTTGCGGCCCGAGCGCCGCCGCCGCGAGCGTCGATCGCTGCTTGCCCGGAATTCGCATTCCGCGCAAAGTGCTCAAGGGCGGCTCGCATCTGTGCGCGCCGAATTACTGCCGGCGGTATCGGCCCGCCGCGCGCTACCCACAGCCGATCGATACGTCGACGAGCCATGTCGGCTTCCGCTTGATCGCCCGCACGTCCTCAGGTCGTGAGAAGGCGGAGCCGCTTCCCTAGCTGGCGCACTTTCCTGACGTCGTGGCACTGGAGCAGCGACAACGGTGCCGCGTTGCTGCTCGCCGTGGCCGCTCTTGCGACCGCGTGGAGCAGCTATCAGGCGTCGGTGTGGGGCGGCGTCCAGGCGGCGCAATACACACTCTCTTCGGTATTGCGCGGCAAAGCCGCATCCGCAAGCAACGAGGCCGCGCGCTTGCGACTCATGGACGCGCTCCTGTTCATGAAGTGGCTCGAGGCATCTGCCGATCAACGGCCGCACCTGGTCGCGCTCTACGAGGCGCACTTTCGATCGGACTTTCGAGTCGCGTTCGATGCGTGGGCAAAGGACAGCACGCGTCCCGAGAATAGCACGCCATTCGAGCGCGGAGAATATCACTCGAGCAAAGCAGACGACGGCGAACGCTACGACGCCGCCGCGAATAGAGCACTGCAGCAGGGCCAGCATGCGAACGACGTGTCGGACCAGTACGTTTTCGAAACGGTAATCTTGGCCACGGTGCTGTTCTTTGCTGGTGCCGTGCGTCCGCTCGTTGGACCAAAGTTACGTACCTTCATGCTGCTCGTTGCGACACTGTTGTGCCTTACGGCGCTGATCCGGGTCGTGACGACTCCCGTCATACGTTAGGCGACACCCCGCAGCACGGCGCGCGGCGAACGCGATGCGTCGTGGGCTCTAGGGCCAATGGAGCCTGGGTCTGGAGTGCCGTCATCATCCAACAATAGCCTTGCGGCTGCCCGGCTTTCGGGCGGCGCGGGCTGTTGACCTTGTTGCACGAGGTGCAGGATGAGCGCGGAAGAATTCGGCATTCACGTCATGCGTCGAGGATGGCTGATGTCGTTGCTTGCGGCGAGCGTCGCCGCCGGTCCCCAACGAGTCACAGCAACCGACCCAGCGTTCGTTCCGGGGCCTTGCCCCGCGCGTACGCGCGCCATCGCCGGCGTCGACACCTCGTGGGTTCGTTGCGGCACCGTCACTGTTCCGCAAGATCGGAACAATCCCAACGCAAGAAAGTTGGCGCCGGTCGTGTTACCCGTCGTCGTGTACGAGTCGCCGAGTGCGCGTTCAAAAACGCCACTCGTCTTTCTCGCCGGCGGCCCCGGAGAGCCCGCCATTGACGTCGTTACGGAGGTTTTCCTGCCGTCGCCCGTGGGTCAGCTCACGCTACGAGAGCGGCCAATCATTGCCTTCAACCAGCGTGGGATTGGGGACACTGGCATCGCATTGCCGGCGCTCGGCACGCTCTCCTATCACTGGCGCGCGACGCGCGAGGAGTCCATCGAAACGCTCGTCGACTCCGCGAAGAAAATTGCTGCGCGACTGCACGCCGAAGGAGTCCAGCCGGCCAACTTTACGACGCTCCACGCGCTCGAGGACACGCGGGACGTCGTGCGAGCGCTCGGCTACGAGCACATGGTGCTCTTCGCGACCTCCTATGGAACCAAGGTCGCCCTGCAGCTCATGCGCGTGCACCCGGAAATGGTCGAGGCGACCATTCTCGACGGCGTCGCCCCGCCGCAAAGCATCACCTCGTTCGACCCGGCCGTGCTCAACGATCGCCGGCGCGCGGTAGCCGAGCGATTGATCGACGACTGCGAAAAGAGCTCTACCTGCAGCTCCGAGTACCGCGAGCTCCGCAAGATGGCGAGCGCACTCGATCGGAACGACGCTCCGCCAGTGCACATCGTCGTCCACCTGCCATCGGGCGGAGGTTGGTTCGATCTGGATCTTCGCGGCCGCGATCTCCTGAGCGCCGTCGGCGCGTACGCCGGGACGGAGTTCGCCCGCGCGATGCCGCAAGTGCTCGAGGAGTTGGCACACGGCGACACCGTTAGGCGAACGATGTCACCCGAGCTCGTGCTCCACGTCGTCCATGAAACGGCGCTCGCGCGCACCGCCGGACCGAACTACCCCGTCATCTATCACATCGTGCTCTGCGGCGACATTCCGTCCGGCGTGCTCCAGGCTGGGGGCCGCGCGGTATGCGACGCGCTCGGTGTACCGTTCAGCGGCGTCGACGCGATCAATCCGGTCACGAGCGACATCCCGACGCTGATGTTGTCGTCGACCTACGACGCGCAAACGCCACCGGATATGGCGGACGAGGCGGCGCGAACGCTGTCGCACAACTATCGCGTTCTCTTCGGCGGCGTCGGACATCTAGCCTATGCGCGACCGGTGAGCGCGTCGTGTGTGGCGGTCATCGCGCAGGCATTTCTCCTCGACCCCGTGCACGAGCCGCCCGATCCGTGTTCGAAGTCTCTCATTCCATCGTTCCTGCCTCGATCAGCCGATCTGAAGCTGGTTCCTCGCTGATCGATAGCTCGTCGCGCATTTCCCGGGCAAGGAAGAAATTGAGCGCGGTCCGAATCGTCGCGATCGCGCCAAGGATGCCCAACTGATCCCAGGTCGGCGAGAGCGCCGTCTGCAGGACGTCGGACGCAAGCCGGAGCTCGAGTGCCAGCGCCAGATAGCGCGCGAAGTCGAGTCTGAGCGCGGTGAATCGGTGGCGTTCGCCGTTGGCCTTGCGTCCACTTTCCGCCAGCCCGACACGGCGCGTAATCATCCGACCATCAGCATGACGGCCGCGCTGTGGATAACGGGAGGAGCCGATGCGAGTGTCGATGAGTCCGATGGTGAACGAGTACGTCGTGCGTGGTTTCGTGGCACTGGCGCTCGTGCTCTTCCGCGTCAAGCTCGGATCGCTCGTGCCGCGAAAGATCCGGCGTCGTTGAGGTGTGAGTAAGTACTCACATCCTCAGTACGCGTCTCCGAGGCGAAGGTAGAACGTGCCTCCATTGCGACCCCAGGCACCATCGGCGCCGATCTTGACGTGCCAGGACTCAAAAAGCAGGTAACGCACGCCGACGCCGCCAGCTGGCAGCAACTGGTTCATCGCGACGGCTGAGAACGATGGCGCCACCGCGCCGACGCCGCCGAATGCCACCGCTCCAAAACGATCGACGATCGGAATACGAAACTCGGCTTGCGCCGTGAACATGGTCTTGTCGCGATACTGGCCGCCAGCATAACCGCGAAGGTCCGAGTTCACGCCGTAGAGACAGTACTCCCAAACCGGAGCGTCCGATCCCACACTACAACCCTGCAGCCGCATCGCGAGCACGGCATCGTACGACGAGAGTGCAACGTATTGATTGATCCAGCCACGATACCAGTTCCATTGCGGAGTCGAGCCGAGCCAGCCGCGGGAGAACATTGCCTGGACTTCCCCGAGCGTTCCGTTCGTCGGGTCGTCGGCCTTATTCCGCGTATCGTACGTGCCCTCGGCACCTAACGCGGAAAGCGAATAGCTATTGTCCGATTGCGCGAGCAGCGCAACGGTATCGGTCGCGCTCAACGCCTCGAGCTTTCTCAGCGACGTGCCCACGCCGCGATGCACATAACGAGGCCCGATGTAAAACCGCCCGATGAGCCGGCCGAGGTACTCGAGCATCTGCGAATCGCCGTTCTGGGAGATGTCGACGGATCTGTTGGCGTTGCCCTGCTCGAAGCCGACGCCGAAGAAGTCGTAATTCAAGCCGAAGTACAGGAACCCGATTGCGCCGGTCCGGGCGCCGCCCTGGAAGTAGAC
It contains:
- a CDS encoding BamA/TamA family outer membrane protein, with the protein product MIKRYSLLIALVASSRVAMAQDPTPGIELPTDARSPMTPGLRNGGFVGIPVVRSSPQLGFGIGAVGALLFNVDSASPQSVVGVGGLYSDTQSWLADIGSRVYFQGGARTGAIGFLYFGLNYDFFGVGFEQGNANRSVDISQNGDSQMLEYLGRLIGRFYIGPRYVHRGVGTSLRKLEALSATDTVALLAQSDNSYSLSALGAEGTYDTRNKADDPTNGTLGEVQAMFSRGWLGSTPQWNWYRGWINQYVALSSYDAVLAMRLQGCSVGSDAPVWEYCLYGVNSDLRGYAGGQYRDKTMFTAQAEFRIPIVDRFGAVAFGGVGAVAPSFSAVAMNQLLPAGGVGVRYLLFESWHVKIGADGAWGRNGGTFYLRLGDAY
- a CDS encoding alpha/beta hydrolase encodes the protein MSAEEFGIHVMRRGWLMSLLAASVAAGPQRVTATDPAFVPGPCPARTRAIAGVDTSWVRCGTVTVPQDRNNPNARKLAPVVLPVVVYESPSARSKTPLVFLAGGPGEPAIDVVTEVFLPSPVGQLTLRERPIIAFNQRGIGDTGIALPALGTLSYHWRATREESIETLVDSAKKIAARLHAEGVQPANFTTLHALEDTRDVVRALGYEHMVLFATSYGTKVALQLMRVHPEMVEATILDGVAPPQSITSFDPAVLNDRRRAVAERLIDDCEKSSTCSSEYRELRKMASALDRNDAPPVHIVVHLPSGGGWFDLDLRGRDLLSAVGAYAGTEFARAMPQVLEELAHGDTVRRTMSPELVLHVVHETALARTAGPNYPVIYHIVLCGDIPSGVLQAGGRAVCDALGVPFSGVDAINPVTSDIPTLMLSSTYDAQTPPDMADEAARTLSHNYRVLFGGVGHLAYARPVSASCVAVIAQAFLLDPVHEPPDPCSKSLIPSFLPRSADLKLVPR
- a CDS encoding formylglycine-generating enzyme family protein; the encoded protein is MSSATAAPAIAPDGPPPSPPAADMVWIPSGECVIGSDAHYPEERPAHRATVDGFWIDRYPVTNERFARFVDETGYVTFAELPPNAAEYPGARPEMLSPGSLVFTKPHHPVDMSQIANWWAFLLGADWRHPQGPDSSLDGLAKHPVVHVAYIDVESYATWVGKQIPTEVEWEYAARGGLDNAVYAWGNEFLPNGTFMANTWQGRFPYENLLADGFEGTSPVGHFPPSGYGLHDMIGNVWEWTADWYRLSRTPAGSDCCGPSAAAASVDRCLPGIRIPRKVLKGGSHLCAPNYCRRYRPAARYPQPIDTSTSHVGFRLIARTSSGREKAEPLP
- a CDS encoding DUF1622 domain-containing protein, which gives rise to MITRRVGLAESGRKANGERHRFTALRLDFARYLALALELRLASDVLQTALSPTWDQLGILGAIATIRTALNFFLAREMRDELSISEEPASDRLIEAGTME
- a CDS encoding response regulator, with translation MRRSRILVVDDYVPVAHAIAQLLRLSGHAVMTAFAADEVMNAARAFHPEVVLLDIGLRGPDDGVAVANWLRDEPSFDSTLLVALTGRCDGEDDARIATAGFDYHLVKPVSFDELEAIIETAPERCAPGPKGNSIAG